One region of Vigna angularis cultivar LongXiaoDou No.4 chromosome 10, ASM1680809v1, whole genome shotgun sequence genomic DNA includes:
- the LOC108335000 gene encoding leucine-rich repeat extensin-like protein 3 gives MAHHCSNKALLFIFLSLFSTFSSAHLLPEIIHVEPIYSTNVEDDALLAPAPAPEIEFRNDEPLTPPPTRKTNERLKKAYVAFQAWKKAIHSDPLNITGNWVGEDVCSYNGVYCAPALDDPTLNVVAGIDLNNADIAGSLPEELGHLEDIALFHINSNRFCGVIPDSLLNLTLVHEYDISNNRFVGRFPSVVLTWPNLKYLDLRFNDFEGPLPPELFEKDLDAIFLNNNRFSSLIPDTIGKSNASVITFAYNNFKGCIPSSFGNMKNLNEIVFVGNSLGGCFPQDVGKMENLTVLDLSDNGFEGTLPNLSGLKKVEVIDISHNKLSGYVSNTVCQLPSLKNFTFSHNYFNGEAQSCVPSPNSLVAMDDSYNCLSGRKDQKSSKKCLPVLTRPVDCNKHCGEGKENGHSPSHSHSHAPKPTPSPKPETPKVVHSSPPVHSPPPPPVHSPPPPVHSPPPPPVHSPPPPVSSPPPPVHSPPPPPVSSPPPPVHSPPPPPVSSPPPPVHSPPPPPVSSPPPPVHSPPPPPVSSPPPPVHSPPPPPVSSPPPPVHSSPPPPVSSPPPPVHSPPPPPVSSPPPPVHSPPPPPVSSPPPPVHSPPPPLVSSPPPPVHSPPPPPVHSPPPPVFSPPPPPVSSPPPPVHSPPPPPVFSPPPPVHSPPPPPVNSPPPPVYSPPPPTPISSPPPPVASPPPPVHSPPPPVSSPPPPVYSPPPPVFSPPPPVSSPPLPPPPVYSPPPPVYSPPPPVFSPPPPVSSPPPPPPPVYSPPPPVHSPPPPVSSPPPPTPVYSPPPPVYSPPPVYSPPPPVSSPPPPPVYSPPPSKWDDVFLPPHYGSSYSSPPPPTIAGYN, from the coding sequence ATGGCTCACCATTGTTCAAACAAGGcccttcttttcatttttctttctcttttttcaacCTTTTCAAGTGCTCATCTTCTTCCTGAAATCATCCACGTTGAGCCAATTTATTCAACTAATGTTGAAGATGACGCACTACTAGCCCCAGCCCCAGCACCCGAAATAGAATTCCGAAACGATGAACCCCTTACTCCACCACCAACcagaaaaacaaatgaaagacTGAAGAAGGCCTATGTTGCTTTTCAGGCATGGAAGAAGGCCATTCACTCCGACCCTTTGAACATCACCGGGAACTGGGTTGGTGAAGATGTTTGCTCTTACAATGGTGTGTATTGTGCTCCTGCCCTTGATGATCCCACCCTGAATGTGGTTGCTGGCATTGATCTGAACAATGCAGACATTGCTGGGAGCCTCCCAGAAGAATTGGGACACTTGGAAGATATTGCACTTTTCCACATTAACTCCAACAGATTCTGCGGTGTTATCCCAGACAGCTTGCTGAATCTTACACTTGTGCATGAGTATGACATCAGCAACAATCGCTTTGTTGGTCGGTTTCCTTCTGTGGTCCTCACATGGCCGAACTTGAAGTACCTGGACCTCAGATTCAATGACTTTGAAGGACCCTTACCCCCAGAGCTTTTTGAGAAGGATCTTGATGCAATCTTTTTGAACAACAACCGTTTCTCATCCCTCATTCCAGACACCATAGGAAAATCCAACGCCTCGGTCATCACCTTTGCCTACAACAATTTCAAAGGCTGCATTCCGAGCTCTTTCGGAAACATGAAGAACTTGAACGAGATTGTGTTCGTAGGAAACAGCCTCGGAGGATGCTTCCCACAGGATGTTGGAAAGATGGAAAACCTGACGGTTTTGGATTTAAGCGACAATGGGTTTGAAGGGACTCTTCCTAACTTGTCAGGACTGAAGAAGGTCGAGGTGATAGACATTTCGCACAACAAGCTCAGTGGATATGTGTCTAACACTGTGTGCCAACTTCCTTCCTTGAAGAACTTCACATTCTCTCACAACTACTTCAATGGAGAAGCTCAGAGTTGCGTGCCTTCACCCAATTCGTTGGTGGCTATGGATGACTCATACAACTGTTTGTCTGGAAGGAAGGATCAGAAGTCATCCAAGAAGTGCTTGCCAGTGCTAACTCGCCCTGTGGATTGCAACAAGCACTGTGGAGAAGGCAAAGAGAATGGCCATAGCCCTAGCCATAGCCATAGCCATGCACCAAAGCCAACTCCATCTCCTAAACCTGAGACACCAAAGGTTGTACACTCTTCACCACCTGTACattcaccaccaccaccaccagtTCATTCTCCACCACCTCCCGTACACTCCCCACCACCTCCTCCAGTTCACTCTCCTCCACCTCCCGTTTCCTCACCACCTCCACCGGTACACTCCCCACCACCTCCTCCTGTCTCCTCTCCACCTCCACCAGTTCACTCCCCACCACCTCCTCCCGTCTCCTCTCCACCTCCACCAGTTCACTCCCCACCACCTCCTCCCGTCTCCTCTCCACCTCCACCGGTACACTCCCCACCACCTCCTCCTGTCTCCTCTCCACCTCCACCAGTTCACTCCCCACCACCTCCTCCCGTCTCCTCTCCACCTCCACCGGTACACTCCTCACCACCTCCTCCTGTCTCCTCTCCACCTCCACCGGTTCACTCCCCACCACCTCCTCCCGTCTCCTCTCCACCTCCACCGGTACACTCCCCACCACCTCCTCCTGTCTCCTCTCCACCTCCACCGGTACACTCCCCACCACCTCCTCTCGTCTCCTCTCCACCTCCACCGGTACACTCCCCTCCACCTCCTCCTGTTCACTCCCCACCACCTCCCGTTTTCTCACCACCTCCTCCTCCCGTCTCCTCTCCACCTCCACCAGTACACTCCCCACCACCACCTCCTGTTTTCTCACCACCTCCTCCAGTTCACtccccaccaccaccaccagtCAACTCTCCACCTCCACCAGTTTATTCCCCACCACCACCAACACCAATTTCCTCCCCTCCACCACCAGTTGCCTCCCCACCACCACCAGTTCACTCTCCTCCTCCACCAGTTTCCTCCCCACCACCACCAGTGTACTCTCCTCCTCCACCAGTTTTCTCTCCCCCACCACCAGTTTCCTCTCCACCTCTACCACCACCACCAGTGTACTCCCCACCACCACCAGTGTACTCCCCTCCTCCACCAGTTTTCTCTCCCCCACCACCAGTTTcctctccaccaccaccaccaccacctgtGTACTCTCCACCACCGCCAGTGCACTCTCCTCCTCCACCAGTTTCCTCCCCACCACCACCAACACCAGTGTactcaccaccaccaccagtGTACTCCCCACCACCAGTTtactctcctcctcctccagtctcttcaccaccaccaccaccagtGTATTCCCCACCACCATCAAAATGGGACGATGTTTTCCTTCCACCACACTATGGCTCCTCATACAGTTCACCTCCTCCACCAACAATTGCTGGATACAACTAA
- the LOC108335001 gene encoding uncharacterized protein LOC108335001: MGNYISCTLAPPLMKNTRSTRVIFPTGEVKQYKEQVNVAELMIECPTNFLTNSKSLHIGRRFSPLGADEELEFGNLYIFFPMRRLNSVVTAADVAALFNMTAKRIYGIKDSISCDHSIDGVEVKDLGSCDSTYDVGVNNDISRLSLEGFEIELGFRNRLSYCRSKKPVLETINEEPIWLRVKKSESK; encoded by the coding sequence ATGGGCAATTACATCTCTTGCACTTTGGCTCCTCCATTGATGAAGAACACAAGGTCAACACGTGTGATCTTTCCCACGGGTGAAGTGAAGCAATACAAGGAGCAAGTGAATGTAGCTGAGCTTATGATAGAGTGTCCCACAAACTTCTTAACCAATTCAAAGTCTCTACACATTGGACGAAGGTTTTCACCTCTTGGTGCCGATGAAGAGTTGGAGTTTGGCAACCTCTACATCTTCTTCCCTATGAGAAGGCTCAATTCCGTCGTCACCGCCGCCGACGTGGCGGCGCTCTTCAACATGACGGCCAAGCGGATATATGGAATTAAAGATTCAATATCATGTGATCATTCGATTGATGGAGTTGAAGTTAAAGATTTAGGATCATGTGACTCTACCTATGATGTTGGAGTAAATAATGATATCTCGAGGTTGAGTTTGGAAGGGTTTGAAATTGAATTAGGGTTTCGGAATAGGTTAAGTTATTGTAGGTCAAAGAAGCCTGTCTTGGAAACCATCAATGAGGAACCCATTTGGTTAAGGGTGAAAAAAAGTGAAAGTAAATAA